The following proteins come from a genomic window of Trifolium pratense cultivar HEN17-A07 linkage group LG4, ARS_RC_1.1, whole genome shotgun sequence:
- the LOC123881662 gene encoding DNA-directed RNA polymerases II, IV and V subunit 11 — MNAPDRYERFVVPEGTKKVSYERDTKIINAASFTIEREDHTIGNILRMQLHKDPNVLFAGYKLPHPLQYKIIIRIHTTSQSSPMQAYNQSINDLDKELDTLKSGFEAELLKFSKDY; from the exons ATGAATGCACCTGATCGTTACGAGCGTTTCGTTGTCCCTGAAGGCACTAAAAa GGTTTCTTACGAGAGAGACACGAAGATTATCAATGCTGCATCTTTCACCATTGAAAGAGAAGATCACACTATTGGCAACATCCTTCGCAT GCAGCTTCACAAAGACCCCaatgtgttatttgctggataCAAGCTTCCCCATCCTCTTcagtacaaaattattattagg ATACACACTACCAGCCAGTCTTCACCAATGCAGGCATATAATCAGTCTATCAATGATCTGGACAAGGAACTTGATACCTTGAAGAGTGGTTTTGAG GCGGAGTTGCTGAAGTTTTCAAAGGACTATTGA
- the LOC123922108 gene encoding cation/H(+) antiporter 28 codes for MAIALTQCSEKLGYLIFLLSKNFIMFMSMVIACNGLHYLIKPYQQPRITSDIIVGLVVGNAPFLRNLYEQFNRTFGFIIDFGMMCYMFALGVEMDPYVLFRRPSRDVQVAYAGIIITFILALAITPLLHYFTSDVQSHLLEFHLALSILLSSTASPVLTRLITSLNIGKSDIGKLVIAAGMYSDFLSSLLLSVGYISMPLDTFCDNVEKKGRFKRAVVMNSAVIGQALFTATVSPIFMRWVNNENPEGKPMKGSHLVLSIAFMVMSCASSILYNFSPILSAFITGICFPREGRVSKWVISKINYLLTTIFFPIFFLWMGYAADFRQFQPSQLGTWGRLFIPVLIVMGGKVIGTLVCGAILGFHWPESVAIGLLLATKGHFHIYMAIKVMGCGSNTSAGIGLIFAIFFTVVHAPSVVAHIIKRAKRKVPTHRMSLQLLDPLSELRILLCLHGPDNISASINFMEITRGKSDPGILVYVTEMIELTNQIAVTVERGEGIETTNVKDKDVMEMRDTITSSFQAYIDDDGDGVTLKRTMAVSTINNMAQDICTLAEDLMIALIVLPFHRRQCVDGKLDGGHQGFRYVNRKLLKSAPCSVGILVNRGLGSFEKISKTQVSLNVATLFIGGKDDREALAYTGRVAGHPGVKLTVIRFLVDTSVESSRISAYRVSLPDNGEEMGLDDECFAHFYDKYISGGRISYMEKHLANAAETFSTLRSFEGQYSLVIVGREGGLNSILTKGMNDWQQCPELGPIGDVLSGPDFSKTVSVLVIQQHKHKGEIDGLDEEFNIM; via the exons ATGGCAATAGCATTAACACAATGCTCAGAAAAGCTAGGATACCTAATATTTCTGTTAAGCAAAAACTTCATCATGTTTATGTCGATGGTGATTGCATGCAATGGTTTACATTATCTAATAAAGCCTTATCAACAACCCCGCATTACTTCCGACATAATT GTTGGACTAGTTGTGGGAAATGCGCCATTTTTACGCAATTTATATGAACAATTCAATCGTACATTTGGATTTATCATTGATTTCGGCATGATGTGTTACATGTTTGCTTTGGGTGTAGAAATGGATCCTTATGTACTCTTCAGAAGACCAAGTAGAGATGTTCAAGTTGCATATGCAGGAATAATCATAACATTCATCTTAGCATTAGCCATAACACCCCTTCTCCATTATTTCACAAGTGACGTGCAATCGCATTTACTAGAATTCCATCTCGCCCTCTCAATTCTTCTCTCAAGTACTGCATCGCCTGTCCTAACCCGTCTTATAACAAGTCTCAACATAGGAAAGTCGGATATCGGGAAACTTGTCATAGCAGCAGGGATGTATTCGGATTTTCTCAGCTCTTTACTTCTTTCAGTCGGCTACATTTCAATGCCTTTGGACACATTTTGCGACAATGTAGAAAAAAAAGGGCGTTTTAAAAGAGCGGTTGTAATGAATAGTGCTGTTATTGGCCAAGCATTGTTCACAGCAACGGTTTCGCCAATTTTCATGAGATGGGTTAACAATGAAAACCCAGAAGGGAAACCTATGAAAGGCTCACATTTAGTATTATCAATAGCATTCATGGTTATGAGTTGTGCTTCATCAATACTATATAATTTTAGTCCTATTCTAAGTGCATTTATAACTGGAATTTGTTTTCCTAGGGAAGGAAGAGTTTCCAAATGGGTTATTAGCAAAATCAATTACTTGTTAACAACTATATTTTTTCCAATATTTTTCTTGTGGATGGGTTATGCAGCTGATTTTAGGCAATTTCAGCCTTCACAATTAGGAACATGGGGAAGATTATTTATACCTGTCTTAATTGTAATGGGAGGTAAAGTTATTGGAACACTTGTTTGTGGTGCAATTCTTGGATTTCATTGGCCTGAATCAGTTGCTATTGGATTGTTACTTGCTACCAAGGGACATTTTCATATCTACATGGCTATCAAAGTG ATGGGTTGTGGCTCCAATACTTCGGCCGGCATTGGGTTGATATTTGCAATATTTTTTACAGTGGTGCATGCCCCGTCCGTCGTAGCACATATCATCAAACGAGCCAAGAGAAAAGTACCTACTCATCGCATGTCCCTCCAATTGCTTGATCCATTAAGTGAGCTAAGGATTCTGCTATGCCTTCATGGACCTGACAACATTTCAGCTTCCATCAACTTCATGGAGATCACAAGAGGAAAATCAGATCCCGGCATTCTTGTATACGTCACGGAAATGATTGAACTTACCAATCAAATAGCAGTCACAGTAGAAAGAGGTGAAGGAATAGAAACAACAAATGTAAAAGATAAGGATGTCATGGAGATGAGAGACACAATAACTAGCTCATTTCAAGCTTATATAGACGATGATGGTGATGGTGTTACGCTCAAAAGGACAATGGCAGTGTCGACAATTAATAACATGGCCCAGGACATTTGCACTTTGGCAGAGGATTTGATGATTGCTCTTATCGTTCTACCATTCCATAGAAGGCAATGTGTGGATGGAAAATTGGATGGTGGCCATCAAGGATTCAGATATGTGAACAGAAAG TTATTGAAGAGTGCTCCTTGTTCCGTGGGGATTCTAGTGAATAGAGGCTTAGGGTCCTTTGAAAAGATATCAAAGACTCAGGTATCACTCAATGTGGCAACATTGTTCATTGGTGGAAAAGACGATAGAGAAGCACTTGCCTACACCGGTCGCGTAGCAGGGCATCCAGGAGTGAAACTCACAGTTATAAGATTCCTAGTAGATACTAGTGTTGAATCTTCAAGAATTTCGGCATATAGGGTAAGCCTTCCAGATAACGGCGAGGAGATGGGGCTAGACGATGAATGCTTTGCACATTtctatgataaatatatttctgGAGGTCGAATTTCGTATATGGAGAAGCATCTTGCTAATGCAGCTGAGACTTTCTCTACTCTCAGATCATTTGAAGGACAGTACTCACTGGTCATTGTAGGAAGAGAAGGTGGACTGAACTCGATATTGACAAAGGGAATGAATGATTGGCAACAGTGTCCGGAACTTGGACCGATAGGGGATGTTCTTTCAGGACCGGACTTCTCAAAAACAGTGTCAGTGTTAGTAATCCAACAACACAAACATAAAGGAGAAATAGATGGACTTGATGAAGAATTCAATATCATGTAG